The following DNA comes from Pithys albifrons albifrons isolate INPA30051 chromosome 17, PitAlb_v1, whole genome shotgun sequence.
atctggagcagctgaggatcAGAAAGACTGTGTATCAGCAATCCTTACCTCTCTTTAAAGGATGCCAGTTCTCCACCTGGAACAGTGCAGTGattaatgaaacatttttccttccccaagATTAAGTGGAGAAGCAAAGTCATCCTGGACTAGCACTGACTTCCACAGCAGCACGTGTAGAATGTGCACACCTCACTGCCCCTGCAACATCTGCACTGTTGAACAAGCAAGGCAGGGAAAATACAGGTCCTGAAGTTACTGACTTGGTCACTTTTCTCAAAGGAAGTGGTACAGATGAAGCAATTTTTGTAGATATTTCTTCAGAATGTGACCTAACTCCTTCTCAGCCCCTCGACATATCTCAGCAGACTCCATATGAAATCAGCCACACCAACTTCACCCCTCACAATTTTTAGTTTCTTCTTTTACAAAGCAACTGAAACCTCTAAAATAGGAAAACTTACCTCTAGTGCCAGCGCAGTCTTGTCATAAGCACAGGGTACTCTCTTTTGGATGGCTTTGGCATAGACTGGTCCATTCTGCGTGGATGGCAGGGGATTGATCACTGCTCCAGGTGTACTGGATACTGAGGGAAGGGGACTTGCAGTTTGAGGCTGAGCGTAAGCGTGGGCAGGTTCTGGAATACCGTAACTGTTGGAATTCCTGTTTCCATGCTTCCCAATAGAAGATCTGACTAGCTTTTCTACATAGGGCACAGGAATCATCCCAAGCCGCCCATCCTTGTTCCTGGCACTCCACCACTGTTCTTCCGGCTTGTCCACAATTACCAGAATCTCGCCCTTTTTAAACGGAAGGTCCTCGGCATCGTTGCCAGGGAAGTCATAAAGAGTCCGAACATACTCCACATTTTCCTCTGCAGTGGACATGGCAGGGGCAGATCCTGATCCCATTGGTGGACTTGGATACCTGAGTGTAAAGAACACTTGGTAAAGTGATGGATACTGGTTTGTGTTTCCAGAAACTGAGCTAAGTACTGGTTTTACTGCAGGAGCATCAATTAGAGCAGAATTC
Coding sequences within:
- the CRKL gene encoding crk-like protein, giving the protein MSSAARFDSSDRSSWYVGPVSRAEAQTRLQGQRHGMFLVRDSSTCPGDYVLSVSENSRVSHYIINSLPNRRFKIGDQEFEHLPALLEFYKIHYLDTTTLIEPAPRYPSPPMGSGSAPAMSTAEENVEYVRTLYDFPGNDAEDLPFKKGEILVIVDKPEEQWWSARNKDGRLGMIPVPYVEKLVRSSIGKHGNRNSNSYGIPEPAHAYAQPQTASPLPSVSSTPGAVINPLPSTQNGPVYAKAIQKRVPCAYDKTALALEVGDIVKVTRMNINGQWEGEVNGRKGLFPFTHVKIFDPQNPDESE